One Halorientalis litorea DNA segment encodes these proteins:
- a CDS encoding DUF5305 domain-containing protein, producing MTDTRLSVSTRAFLKRWLPLVVLGFAVVALLGGYVTYDAHVDGPETVVEEQTTGKWTVQSDFEHTAIVQRQTDVFTSGNRLENRPLYFTTVSPELDSSYTISHNNTDGEPATASVDLSLVVRAVEQQDEQTIVHWRARDSLATLDSVEVADGTAESATASVNVPAVLRRIEAIREELGASPGRTEALIVADTTVETTLGGESFTDTRTDRIEITPSDGFYRVSTSVQSRESYQTTETVTRTIEPSLLALYGGPAALLVGVVGIVGTALLSRRDWLAVSEREAARREFERARTDLDEWISSAEIPAPGNRTVVHANSLPALVDIAIDSDRRVLESDDRYAVIVGDILYTYTAPTGADPLDGSGGTTVQSERDATDGNTSDLLEPNTSPGDATDETAADSSADGDDDSDEV from the coding sequence ATGACGGACACGCGGCTCTCCGTGTCCACCCGCGCCTTCCTCAAACGGTGGCTCCCGCTGGTCGTCCTCGGTTTCGCCGTAGTGGCACTCCTCGGAGGGTACGTTACCTACGACGCACACGTCGACGGGCCAGAAACCGTCGTCGAGGAACAGACCACTGGTAAGTGGACGGTCCAGAGTGATTTCGAACACACTGCGATAGTCCAGCGTCAAACCGACGTTTTCACCTCTGGAAACCGCTTGGAAAACCGGCCGCTCTACTTCACGACGGTCTCACCGGAACTCGACAGTAGTTACACAATCTCACACAACAACACGGACGGCGAACCGGCGACTGCCTCGGTCGACCTGTCGCTGGTCGTTCGCGCAGTCGAACAACAGGACGAGCAGACTATCGTCCACTGGCGAGCGCGTGACTCGCTCGCAACTCTCGACAGCGTCGAAGTCGCCGACGGCACCGCCGAGTCGGCGACGGCCAGTGTGAACGTTCCGGCGGTTCTCAGACGTATCGAGGCGATTCGAGAGGAGTTAGGTGCCAGTCCGGGCCGGACTGAAGCACTAATTGTTGCCGACACTACTGTGGAGACCACTCTTGGGGGCGAATCGTTCACAGATACCCGTACCGACCGCATCGAAATCACACCGAGCGACGGCTTCTACCGTGTCAGCACGTCGGTCCAATCCCGTGAGTCGTACCAGACAACCGAGACAGTAACCCGAACAATCGAGCCGTCACTGCTCGCGCTGTACGGTGGGCCAGCGGCCCTCCTCGTTGGGGTGGTGGGCATCGTCGGTACCGCCCTTCTCAGCCGTCGTGATTGGCTGGCCGTGTCCGAACGCGAAGCGGCGCGCCGGGAGTTCGAGCGTGCGCGGACCGACCTCGATGAGTGGATATCCTCCGCTGAGATACCGGCACCCGGAAATCGGACGGTCGTCCACGCGAACTCGCTACCCGCACTGGTCGACATCGCCATCGACAGCGACAGGCGTGTACTCGAATCGGACGACCGGTACGCTGTGATTGTGGGGGACATACTGTACACGTATACGGCCCCGACGGGAGCGGACCCACTGGACGGATCGGGCGGGACGACTGTCCAATCGGAACGAGATGCGACGGACGGCAACACGTCCGACCTCCTCGAACCGAATACTTCGCCCGGGGACGCAACCGACGAAACTGCCGCTGACTCCTCCGCAGACGGTGACGACGACTCCGATGAGGTGTGA
- a CDS encoding DUF309 domain-containing protein — translation MDDHTRDPSVGPPTGNPTGWRADEERWEHGTLRRATVHGVALYNAGEFHESHDCFEVEWYNYGSGTVESKFLHGMVQVAAGAYKHFDFENDDGMCSLFETALQYLHGVPNDFYGVDVLDVRTHLTNALGDPAVLDEWRIELDGDRPEAGPADYEYAEAVE, via the coding sequence ATGGACGACCACACCCGGGACCCGTCCGTCGGTCCGCCGACCGGAAACCCCACCGGTTGGCGCGCCGACGAGGAGCGGTGGGAACACGGGACGCTCCGACGGGCGACGGTCCACGGTGTCGCCCTCTACAACGCTGGCGAGTTCCACGAATCACACGACTGTTTCGAGGTCGAGTGGTACAACTACGGGAGCGGGACGGTCGAGAGCAAGTTCCTCCACGGGATGGTGCAGGTGGCGGCAGGGGCGTACAAGCACTTCGACTTCGAGAACGACGACGGGATGTGTAGCCTCTTCGAGACGGCGTTACAGTATCTCCACGGTGTTCCCAACGATTTCTACGGCGTCGACGTACTCGACGTGCGGACGCACCTGACGAACGCGTTGGGCGACCCGGCCGTGTTAGATGAGTGGCGGATCGAACTCGATGGCGACCGACCGGAAGCAGGACCAGCGGACTACGAGTACGCCGAGGCAGTAGAGTAG
- a CDS encoding sensor histidine kinase yields the protein MDSDYVPELTPAAIALVYALVSGSWILLSDRIVDALVQDPSLQAWLQTVKGWVFVVGSALLIYSLVSVREAELERTTEQLQQALQQTSILHRLLRHNLRNVCGIIRGNLEYVATDGGSERVETIEASIDRLVEMSRKATALRNFTLEDSRRPYPHDMVTVVEDAVQSARTTHPDAEFHTNLPDSAWVQTYEQIDTAVGELLDNAVCHNEDGDTTVRVGVTYTSDGRVRLEVSDDGPGIPEMERELLTAGIEKPMHHSQGIGLWLVRTVVTESGGDLTIVDNEPQGSVVVITLPAADPRDGTTA from the coding sequence GTGGATAGCGACTATGTGCCCGAGCTGACGCCAGCCGCCATCGCTCTCGTCTACGCGCTCGTCAGCGGCAGTTGGATTCTCCTGTCGGACAGAATCGTCGACGCTCTTGTTCAGGACCCGAGTCTCCAAGCGTGGCTCCAAACGGTGAAAGGATGGGTGTTCGTCGTCGGGTCAGCCCTGCTCATCTACAGCCTCGTCTCGGTTCGGGAGGCCGAACTGGAGCGGACCACGGAGCAGTTACAGCAGGCCCTCCAGCAAACGTCGATTCTCCACCGTCTCCTCCGGCACAACCTCCGGAACGTCTGCGGCATCATCCGGGGGAACTTGGAGTACGTGGCGACCGACGGTGGGAGCGAACGCGTCGAGACAATCGAAGCGTCCATCGACCGGTTGGTGGAGATGAGTCGAAAGGCTACCGCGCTTCGGAACTTCACGCTCGAAGACAGCCGCAGGCCGTATCCCCACGACATGGTCACCGTCGTCGAAGACGCGGTCCAGTCGGCCCGCACAACCCATCCCGACGCGGAGTTTCACACGAACCTCCCGGACTCGGCGTGGGTGCAGACCTACGAACAGATAGATACGGCCGTCGGGGAGTTGCTCGACAACGCCGTGTGTCACAACGAAGACGGGGACACGACGGTGCGCGTCGGCGTGACGTACACGAGCGACGGACGCGTCCGCCTCGAAGTGAGCGACGATGGCCCCGGCATCCCGGAGATGGAGCGGGAGTTGTTGACCGCGGGCATCGAGAAGCCGATGCACCACTCGCAGGGCATCGGCCTGTGGTTGGTGCGGACCGTCGTCACCGAATCCGGCGGTGACCTCACCATCGTCGACAACGAGCCACAGGGGAGCGTCGTCGTCATCACGCTCCCGGCGGCCGACCCGCGGGACGGCACCACGGCGTGA